TAAAAAGAAAGAGATTCCAAGTGTGGTATCGTCGTTATACAATGATGCTAAGCTTAGTGGTGCATGGATATATCATAAGTCAACAAGACGTTTTTACACCCCAGATGAGTTCATGGAAAATTGGGAAAGAATTTACCAACAAAGTCCTAGGGGCAAGAATAACCGAGAAGATTTTCAGATTATGAACCCAATGGCCGCAATACGCCAACGCTCGGAGTGGGTAGCCAAAGCAAATGCTGAGCTACAGGAGATCATGAGAAAGCTTGAATCGTACAATGCCAGCTTTAAAACTAAATAGCGTCTTGGATATCTGGGCGGTTGGTGTCACCTTTGGCCCCAGTCACACGGAATACTTTGTGTGCGGATAGTTCACCTTCATAAGGGATCATTAGCTGTTGAATGTCTTCTTTTTTGGAAGCAGATAGCCATGCGTCTCTACTGGATGGCGGAATGATTAAAGGCATTCGCTTTTTCTCGTTATGGATTTCTTCCAATAAGGGATTGGCTTTAGTTGTGATCACGGAGAAAGTCGGGTAGATGTTATTAGTTTCGTAGTCTTTGAAATCACTGTAGACAATACCCAGAGTGAATAATTCCTTAGATGGAGTATAGATGTAATAGTTCTCAGTGTCTTTCTGCCCGGAGACCTTGTGCGGCTCATAAAAGCCATTGACATAAAGAAGACCGCGGGTTTTACCGATGTAGTTTTTATACGATGCCTTTTCAAATATGGACCCCGATTCAGCGTTTAATGTGTTCGCGTACTTGTCCGCGTCATCTTCGGTTTTTACCCAAAAAGGTATAAGTTTCCATCGGGCAGGGACAATTGATCCTGGATCAGCATTGAGCGTAACTGGAAGATATGGCCGAGTGAATCCGCTGACATGGAATATTTCGTCCTGTTGGTAATTGACCTGAAGGTTTTTAAACTCTTTAACCAATTGAGCGTTGCTGGGGGCCGAAGTATGATAACACATATTTACTTATATTTGAATTTAAAAGTAGCATTTCTATGACAAGAGAACAAGTACTCGACTACATTTGTTTAGGGTATAACGTGCTAGAGAACGGACGGCCCATCTTTGTTCAGGAGGTGTTTGAATATCTCCAGGAACTAGACGAAGAAGAAACAGGAGTATTTGTGTTGGAGGATTTACTTACTTGGAACCAAAAAGAACTAGATATGATAGAAGGACAAAAATATTATGATGAGGTAGGGGAATATGGTAGGAAGTTATTTCTTAGGAATGAAGCAATACGCTTTGGCAAATGGGATAAGTACGAAGCTTTTCTATCAAGTGAATTGCCTGATATTGCCACTAGCGAGCTTGAGGAAGCTCAGGACGTAGCAGGCCGGGTAAAGCAAATGACCAAGGACGAGCTGCGAGCTTGGATTGACAGGAACCGGGTTAACATGCTTACATCTGATCTATACGTGCTTGATGTTGGTAGTATCTTGTGTGGGTCGATTGTGCCAACTGGAGATCTTCAGTTTATTATCGGTGATGGATTGGAAGATCTAATCGAATGTAATGTATCGCCAATGGATGTGCTTAATTTGACAGATCACGTAGTATATTGGGTTGATCCGGTTGTAAAAACCTAGGTTGTTAGTCTAGGCTTTTTTTCTGATATATTTTTTAAGAGCTATTATTGCCCCTAGCTGAAAGTATGTGTTAGCGTTGTTTTGCTTTTTAAGACGATTTAGGAACTTTTCAATAGATGACAAGCTATTTGGTTTGAATGAAATCTTTTTGAGTTCCTGAGATATCTCAGGCTGTGATTTACCCTCAAGAAGCATCTGTATTACTCTCTCTTCAAAACTCTTGTTCATGTTTTAAAATTAAAAATAAAATAGTAATAATGATATGGGATTCAGTATTATTCAAGTATTTGGAATTTGCGAACTGTTACTATGCTTTCATATTCAAGTTTACTGCATCAAAGGGGCTTAACCCTTCGTTGAATAACGGGAGCCATGACTCGGGATCTAATCTTAACCAAGAGCACGCCCTAGGTGTTTCAGGAAAGCATCCGTATCTATCCTGTAGATTGAATGCGCATTTTCTTAACCAGTCCTTGAATCCATAAGGATATTGCTTTCCTTGAATGTAGTTTATGTTTTCCATATAGTTGGTTTTAACAAGCGCCCCGAATACTTTAGTCGGAGTGCTTCTCTTTGGGGTTTGGAGAGTTTCATAGTTGGATTTAATTGACTAAGTTTTCCCAGTATTTATCAATATGTTTTGTTAATAATGATCCGCCTCCACAACAATTTACATTATGAATTTGGCAACCGTTTGGTTTCAACTGTTCTACACACACTGTACTAACAAAGAAACAATCTTCTTTTTTTATCCAGTCTCTTTGAATAACCAACCCTATTCCAGAATAGTCTCCTTCAAGTTCCAATTGGTCTTCTTTAATTCCTACAACTTTGAATGGCTCATGTCCATTATAAATATGTTCAACATAAATAGGGTAAGTCCCAAGTTGTATATTATGTTTACCTATCTCTATTTTAGTTTTTTTGTATTTCATATAGTTAAAATTTGATGTTAATAAATTCCGTTGTCTAAATAAGGAGTACCAGTTACATCATACACTATCCGCAGCTGCTCGCCACAACTCGCGCACTTCCTGTAACTTTCGTCTTTTCCTTTAGCGGATGCAACTTTGAAATTACATCCGCACCATGGGCATTTTAGGTGGGTCATAGCTCCTTAAACATTATTGTTAAATCGTAAAAATATTGATCGTTACCTTTGTCGTCACAAACTTCCCATCCAGGAGGATCATAAGACTTATCAGCCAAATAGACTTTCCCTTTTGTAAAATCCATTATCTTTTTGCCTTCGCTGTCTAGGCATTTTTGAATACACTTTAGTCTTTTCATAGTTCGGGTATATTAGTTTCTGAAAGAATAGATTCTTTGTCAATAGTGTCATAGATTGCACTATGGGGGATTGATTCCTTTAGTTCGACATTTTCTGCTGCATTCTTTAATGCTTCACGACCGACAGACCTTCCTATTTCATTTACTATCGAGTTGAAGATAACCACCTTTAAGGTGCCATTTTTAAAAGCTTCTACAGCTGACTGATAGTTGAAGTACCCGTAATCGATACATACGTCGTCTTTAATTTCTTTTAGTGTCTTCATTATTCTTTCTTTTATCTCCCCCTATATGGTTAGGGGGAGGGGGGTAGTTAATCAGTGAATAACTTGGTTTGCCGTTCAGATTCATAGTTAGTCAATAATATTTCAGTCCTACGATTTTTCAAGTTTCTTCGTTCACCAATAGTTATGACATTTAAACCTCTTTGTCTAGCATTGTCAAGAATAAATTCGTTGTCAAATTCGCTCATAGCAAAACGTACTCCTGAATTGCAAAGCATGTCAAAATGATCTATCACATCATTTTCTTTGTTACTATTTTCAGTATACCACCCTTCGGTCTCATAGTAGGGAGGATCTGAATAAATGAAAGAATCAGACCTTTTACATAATGCAGATTCGTCACCAAAGGATATCATCTTGATCACTTTTCTAAAGTCAACATTCATAAATCT
The window above is part of the Sphingobacterium sp. ML3W genome. Proteins encoded here:
- a CDS encoding SOS response-associated peptidase family protein, producing MCYHTSAPSNAQLVKEFKNLQVNYQQDEIFHVSGFTRPYLPVTLNADPGSIVPARWKLIPFWVKTEDDADKYANTLNAESGSIFEKASYKNYIGKTRGLLYVNGFYEPHKVSGQKDTENYYIYTPSKELFTLGIVYSDFKDYETNNIYPTFSVITTKANPLLEEIHNEKKRMPLIIPPSSRDAWLSASKKEDIQQLMIPYEGELSAHKVFRVTGAKGDTNRPDIQDAI